In Leptospira fletcheri, the genomic window GGAGCCTTGGGAGAGATCCTGAAGCATTACGGAGAAAGCAAGTAATGAACCTCAACGAAGTCATCCTTTCTCCCATCGTAACCGAAAAGTCCCAGGATCTGGAGACGATCGGCGAGAAGTTGGGAAAAAGAACCGTAAAATATACCGTGGAAATCCATCCTAGAGCGAATAAGACTTTGGTGAAGGAAGCATTCCGTAAAATATACAACGTGGTTCCTTCCTCCGTGAACATACAAGTGTATCGCGGAAAAGTGAAACGTTTTCGTCATTTGCCCGCTCCGAAAGCTCACTGGAAGAAGGCCATCGTCACTTTCCAGGACGGCGCTAGCATCGATTTTGGAAAGGAAGCATAAGAAATGGGAATTAAAAAATTCAAACCCGTTACTTCCGCAAGCCGCTTCAAGTCCGTTCTTGATTTTTCGGAACTGACCGAAGTCGAGCCGTACAGACCTCTCACCGTTTCCGTGAATTACAAAGCGGGGAGGGGAGAAGGCGGAAAAATCTCCGTTCGTAGAAAAGGCGGAAGAGTAAAACGCAAATATCGTATCATAGATTTCAAAAGAAGGAAAGTGGGTATTCCCGCTACCGTGAAATCCGTAGAGTACGATCCGTATCGTTCCGCATTCATTTCTCTTGTTTGTTATACGGACGGAGAATACTCATACATCCTGAACGCGGACGGAATGAAAGTCGGTGATAAGATTTCTTCCGGCGAAGCCGCGGAGATCAAAGTCGGGAACGCTCTTCCTTTGGGAAAAATTCCTCCGGGCACAAACGTTCATAACGTGGAATTGAAAATCGGAAGAGGCGGCCAGATCGCCAGAACGGCCGGTTCCTTTGCGACGATCGCAGGTCGTGACGGAGAATACATTCTCCTGAAACTCCCGAGCTCCGAAGTCCGGAAAGTGCACCAGAATTGTTATGCGACGATCGGAATCTGCAGTAATAAAGATCACAACTTGGTTTCCATCGGAAAAGCGGGCCGAAGCAGATGGCTTGGAAAGCGTCCGAAAGTACGCGGGGTCGTGATGAACCCCGTTGACCACCCGCATGGTGGTGGGGAAGGACGGACTTCCGGAGGAAGACA contains:
- a CDS encoding 50S ribosomal protein L23 yields the protein MNLNEVILSPIVTEKSQDLETIGEKLGKRTVKYTVEIHPRANKTLVKEAFRKIYNVVPSSVNIQVYRGKVKRFRHLPAPKAHWKKAIVTFQDGASIDFGKEA
- the rplB gene encoding 50S ribosomal protein L2 — protein: MGIKKFKPVTSASRFKSVLDFSELTEVEPYRPLTVSVNYKAGRGEGGKISVRRKGGRVKRKYRIIDFKRRKVGIPATVKSVEYDPYRSAFISLVCYTDGEYSYILNADGMKVGDKISSGEAAEIKVGNALPLGKIPPGTNVHNVELKIGRGGQIARTAGSFATIAGRDGEYILLKLPSSEVRKVHQNCYATIGICSNKDHNLVSIGKAGRSRWLGKRPKVRGVVMNPVDHPHGGGEGRTSGGRHPVTPWGIPTKGYKTRRKAKPSDKFIVQKRKGNRSR